In a genomic window of Acidilobus saccharovorans 345-15:
- a CDS encoding Zn-ribbon domain-containing OB-fold protein — MSAKEGARLPGTKLSAKEMYSLLGLVESSPQAKYEFSAGPTISRFLQGLKEGKILGRRCPRCGRIYVPPRDYCEYCHVALTDWVEVPDTGTVQTAVVSYISVRRERLEKPEVVGVIKLDVPGYKEGSYEFAGLFHRLCIDPEEAKKDSTIGMKVKARWKPAEQRTGSILDIECFEPVR, encoded by the coding sequence ATGAGCGCGAAGGAGGGTGCAAGGCTTCCGGGAACTAAGCTCAGCGCGAAGGAGATGTACTCGTTGTTAGGCCTCGTGGAGTCAAGTCCGCAGGCCAAGTATGAGTTCTCGGCAGGGCCCACCATCTCAAGGTTCCTGCAGGGGCTCAAGGAGGGTAAGATACTTGGACGCAGGTGCCCCAGGTGCGGCAGAATCTACGTGCCACCTAGGGACTACTGCGAATACTGCCACGTAGCTTTGACTGACTGGGTCGAGGTCCCCGACACCGGCACTGTGCAGACCGCAGTGGTGAGCTACATATCTGTAAGGAGGGAGAGACTTGAGAAGCCGGAGGTGGTTGGCGTCATAAAGCTTGACGTGCCAGGCTACAAGGAGGGCAGCTATGAGTTCGCAGGGCTCTTCCATAGGCTCTGCATAGACCCTGAGGAGGCAAAGAAGGACAGCACCATAGGCATGAAGGTCAAGGCCAGGTGGAAGCCCGCCGAGCAGAGGACAGGGTCTATTTTAGATATTGAGTGCTTTGAGCCCGTGAGGTGA
- a CDS encoding AMP-binding protein, producing the protein MTYIWTPPRDLVQQANVTHFMESQKIESYQDLVRRSASDIKWFWGNVPEWLELEWFAEPRDVYDSSRGVEWTKWYIGGKINVSYNVLDRIVKRGLGDKVAMTWIGEDSKVVRLTYNEMLDYVNRFSNLLVDLGVGKGDVVAIYAPIMPESAIAMLASMRVGAIAAPIFSGYAPEAVAERLRLGEAKVLVTVDGYYRKGKVVQLKPSADEAVRLSGLKPKVIVIRRLNIEVPINEERDLIFDREVQSKRPTFEPAETEAEDPAILMFTSGTTGKPKGAVISHAGMLLQPTKEHYFNLDIKPGWEGYNDVLWWITDLGWMMGPWMVVGSQSLGASHLSIEGALDYPARDRVWDIIEKFKVTHLGFAATAGRLLKSLGKDAYENHDLSSIRAFGNTGEPIDEDTWMWVVRDLGEERRPMINLSGGTEIMGCFLLPSPVVPLKPTTLWGPGLGMDVDVFDDNGTPVRGKPGYLVAKKPAPSMTRGLWKDPERYIETYWSRFPGVWYHGDYALIDEDGFWYILGRADDVIKVAGKRLGPAEVETIVNSYPKVAESACIGYPHPVKGEVVVCFAIPKPGQVLDDVDLSNIRRLVAEKLGKPFEPEAVVPVKDLPRTRSGKIMRRIVRDAAVDKQVEQSSVIDNPESINYVKEAAATLKRLMK; encoded by the coding sequence GTGACCTATATTTGGACTCCGCCCAGGGACCTCGTGCAGCAGGCCAACGTCACGCACTTCATGGAGTCCCAGAAGATAGAAAGCTATCAAGACCTCGTGAGGCGCAGCGCGTCGGACATCAAGTGGTTCTGGGGCAACGTGCCAGAGTGGCTGGAGCTTGAATGGTTCGCTGAGCCTAGGGATGTCTACGACTCCTCCAGGGGCGTCGAGTGGACCAAGTGGTACATAGGCGGTAAAATAAACGTGAGCTATAACGTCCTCGACAGAATTGTCAAGAGGGGGCTTGGAGACAAGGTAGCTATGACGTGGATAGGCGAGGACTCGAAGGTTGTCAGGTTAACGTATAATGAGATGTTGGACTACGTCAATAGGTTCTCCAACCTGCTAGTGGATCTTGGCGTTGGGAAGGGCGACGTCGTTGCGATATATGCCCCAATAATGCCTGAGAGCGCCATAGCTATGCTGGCCTCCATGAGGGTCGGGGCCATAGCCGCGCCGATATTTAGCGGCTACGCGCCTGAGGCCGTCGCTGAAAGGTTAAGGCTTGGGGAGGCCAAAGTGCTTGTAACCGTTGATGGGTATTACAGGAAAGGGAAGGTAGTGCAGCTCAAGCCCAGCGCTGACGAAGCTGTTAGGCTTTCCGGGCTTAAACCTAAGGTAATAGTGATAAGAAGGCTAAACATAGAGGTTCCCATTAACGAGGAGAGAGACCTGATATTTGACAGGGAGGTACAGTCCAAGAGGCCTACCTTTGAGCCTGCAGAGACCGAAGCCGAGGACCCGGCAATCCTTATGTTCACGAGCGGCACAACCGGAAAGCCTAAGGGGGCAGTAATTAGCCACGCGGGCATGCTGCTCCAGCCCACGAAGGAGCACTACTTCAACCTTGACATAAAGCCCGGCTGGGAGGGGTACAATGACGTCCTCTGGTGGATAACCGACCTGGGCTGGATGATGGGGCCATGGATGGTAGTTGGCTCCCAGTCGCTTGGCGCCTCCCACCTCTCGATAGAGGGGGCCCTTGACTACCCTGCAAGGGACAGGGTTTGGGACATAATAGAGAAGTTTAAGGTGACCCACCTGGGCTTCGCCGCCACTGCGGGCAGACTACTTAAGTCACTTGGCAAGGACGCGTATGAAAACCATGACCTGTCCTCAATCAGGGCCTTTGGCAACACCGGTGAGCCTATTGACGAGGACACCTGGATGTGGGTGGTCAGGGACCTTGGCGAGGAGAGGAGGCCTATGATAAACCTGAGCGGGGGCACTGAGATAATGGGGTGCTTCCTGCTGCCGAGCCCCGTGGTGCCGCTCAAGCCCACTACGCTCTGGGGCCCGGGCCTTGGCATGGACGTTGACGTGTTCGACGATAACGGCACGCCTGTGAGGGGCAAGCCCGGCTACCTGGTCGCCAAGAAGCCTGCCCCAAGCATGACAAGGGGGCTCTGGAAGGACCCCGAGAGGTACATAGAGACCTACTGGTCCAGGTTCCCAGGGGTCTGGTACCATGGGGACTACGCACTTATCGATGAAGACGGCTTCTGGTACATACTTGGAAGGGCTGACGACGTGATAAAGGTGGCCGGCAAGAGGCTGGGCCCGGCCGAGGTCGAAACTATAGTCAACAGCTACCCCAAGGTCGCCGAGAGCGCGTGCATAGGCTACCCGCACCCTGTCAAGGGTGAGGTGGTTGTCTGCTTTGCCATACCTAAGCCGGGCCAGGTGCTTGATGATGTGGACCTGAGCAACATAAGGAGGTTGGTGGCAGAAAAGCTTGGAAAACCCTTTGAGCCGGAGGCCGTGGTGCCCGTTAAGGACCTGCCCAGGACCAGGAGCGGAAAGATAATGAGGAGGATAGTGAGGGACGCCGCTGTTGATAAACAGGTGGAGCAGTCCTCTGTAATTGATAACCCAGAGTCCATAAACTACGTGAAGGAGGCTGCAGCAACGCTGAAGAGGCTTATGAAGTGA
- a CDS encoding metallophosphoesterase family protein, producing MKATLVLADVHYPHTDLKLLRWSLEEEHDSVVLLGDSVDLAASLPELLRLVGNEGSVPVTLVRGDNEEALGIGGVDFYSALGGRVLMVHGHQGNVANESFTKFAARLAARVSRRLVLSVYAMRLHRPGVFVVAGHAHALWYSRAFRVAIVGSLSTKSSSRPFNEQGYAILSGESLTLKVDPDDLVVSIKV from the coding sequence TTGAAAGCCACGTTAGTGCTGGCAGACGTTCATTACCCTCACACTGACTTGAAGCTCTTAAGGTGGTCGCTGGAGGAGGAGCACGACTCAGTGGTTCTGCTGGGGGACTCTGTCGACTTAGCAGCGTCTCTGCCAGAGCTCCTGAGGTTAGTTGGCAACGAGGGGTCTGTACCCGTCACGCTGGTGAGAGGAGATAATGAAGAGGCGCTAGGAATAGGGGGTGTAGACTTCTACTCAGCGCTCGGAGGAAGAGTGCTCATGGTTCATGGACATCAAGGTAACGTGGCCAATGAGAGCTTTACAAAGTTCGCCGCAAGGCTTGCCGCTAGGGTCAGTAGGAGGCTCGTCCTGAGCGTTTATGCAATGAGGCTGCACAGGCCCGGGGTTTTTGTTGTCGCTGGGCATGCCCATGCTCTGTGGTACTCACGTGCTTTCAGGGTAGCTATCGTTGGTTCACTGTCCACTAAGAGCAGTTCGAGGCCATTCAACGAGCAGGGCTATGCGATCTTAAGCGGGGAAAGCCTGACCCTTAAGGTCGACCCCGACGATCTGGTGGTCTCCATAAAGGTCTGA
- a CDS encoding dihydropteroate synthase has product MRVLLVVTGDASKFKDVIMRRVPHYIKVDFLEVRDLLFLDPEALRATIIQSAGTDYDYIIIPGSYPWSARLVGANVYKGPEGLGLLAQMLEKGDLDLSRDLSFEKYRPDLVNSMAREALESLRNYELIPLRPPPVRVLSEVVIKGSENIEDIAGTAKTLAADGADVIVLAPITAKAEGMLKDILAAMSDLKIALGLDARAEILSRFSSDFEVLLSLRPWQLRDLSWASGKYLVITASSNDEINLARSYVEHLVSEGVRPILDPVIRPPLVPGLWGSLQRLAAIRELNAPIMIGLSNAVELMDADTAGSAAMLTFISAELGASALLVEEASFKARGLTAEARAAADMASLSLMWLKPPKDVGVSLLSSKLKHGIIKDENFEIRLLGRDKIEVKLGSKTLTLSCRDRCPPKSLGAADPSLIIAVYRACLPWSSRWDC; this is encoded by the coding sequence ATGAGGGTGCTCCTAGTAGTTACAGGTGACGCATCTAAGTTTAAGGATGTTATAATGAGAAGGGTCCCTCATTACATTAAAGTCGACTTCTTGGAGGTCAGGGACCTCCTTTTCCTAGATCCTGAGGCGCTGAGGGCTACGATAATTCAGAGCGCGGGAACGGACTACGATTACATAATAATTCCTGGGAGCTATCCTTGGAGCGCCAGGCTGGTTGGAGCTAATGTATATAAGGGTCCTGAGGGTCTGGGGCTCCTAGCTCAGATGTTGGAGAAGGGAGACCTTGATCTCAGCAGGGACCTCAGCTTTGAAAAGTATAGGCCTGACCTGGTGAACTCCATGGCCAGGGAAGCCTTAGAAAGCCTCAGAAATTATGAGCTTATTCCTCTTAGGCCGCCCCCTGTGAGAGTTCTATCAGAGGTAGTGATCAAGGGCTCTGAGAACATTGAGGACATAGCGGGCACGGCTAAGACCTTGGCTGCTGATGGAGCCGATGTAATAGTGTTGGCGCCCATTACTGCAAAGGCCGAAGGCATGCTTAAGGACATCCTGGCGGCGATGAGCGACTTGAAGATCGCGCTAGGCCTTGACGCAAGAGCTGAGATTTTGAGCAGGTTTTCCTCAGATTTTGAAGTGCTTCTGAGCCTTAGGCCGTGGCAGCTCAGGGACCTTTCATGGGCCAGCGGCAAGTACCTCGTGATAACCGCGAGCAGTAACGATGAAATAAACCTCGCGAGAAGCTATGTGGAGCATTTAGTTAGCGAGGGCGTTAGACCAATTTTAGACCCAGTTATAAGGCCCCCTCTGGTGCCAGGCCTCTGGGGCTCGCTCCAGAGGCTTGCTGCGATCAGGGAACTTAACGCGCCTATAATGATAGGGCTCAGCAATGCAGTAGAACTCATGGATGCCGACACGGCGGGCTCAGCGGCAATGCTGACTTTCATCTCTGCAGAACTTGGAGCCTCAGCGCTCCTCGTGGAGGAGGCGAGCTTCAAGGCTAGGGGGCTGACGGCCGAGGCCAGGGCCGCAGCGGATATGGCGTCGCTCTCGCTCATGTGGCTAAAGCCGCCCAAGGACGTCGGCGTAAGCCTGCTGAGCTCTAAACTTAAACATGGAATAATCAAGGATGAAAATTTTGAGATCAGGCTTTTGGGTAGGGATAAGATAGAAGTAAAGCTGGGCAGTAAAACCCTTACGCTAAGTTGCAGGGACAGGTGCCCGCCTAAGTCTCTTGGAGCTGCGGATCCCTCCCTTATAATAGCAGTGTACAGGGCCTGTCTGCCCTGGTCATCCAGGTGGGACTGTTAA
- a CDS encoding thiamine-phosphate kinase, whose product MQGEESILRRLAELAGNADIFNVDAAGPQGLLINIDGYAASMSRLPFMSWSDWGYKSTVASASDIIASGGKPIAIAYSVGATSVDVLEEVAKGVGEASRDVGAKVYKADSNRSAADAWIDVAVVGTTSRPVTRSGAMPGDIVVQVGYLGYGALAYKIMKSEVSLRDVEEDVIRKIVRPRPHVDAAEAISRYAHASSDNSDGWLVTLNNIASSSGVLISLEEVVMDPQLEGLLTAEESITSWEDYNLAVAVPASSLDEFLKLCGSQCFAVGKVREGRGVEFKGKPLEPRGWSWW is encoded by the coding sequence TTGCAGGGCGAGGAGAGTATTTTAAGAAGGCTGGCGGAGCTCGCTGGAAACGCCGACATTTTCAACGTAGATGCCGCAGGGCCGCAGGGTCTTCTTATTAATATAGATGGCTACGCGGCCTCCATGAGCAGGCTTCCGTTCATGAGCTGGAGCGACTGGGGCTACAAGTCGACGGTGGCCTCAGCCAGCGATATCATAGCGTCAGGGGGCAAGCCCATAGCGATAGCTTACAGCGTGGGCGCCACGTCTGTTGACGTTCTTGAGGAGGTAGCCAAGGGCGTTGGCGAGGCCTCCCGCGACGTGGGAGCTAAGGTCTACAAGGCGGATTCCAATAGGTCCGCAGCAGATGCGTGGATCGACGTGGCCGTCGTGGGTACCACTAGCAGGCCTGTGACAAGGAGCGGGGCAATGCCAGGCGACATTGTGGTGCAGGTTGGCTACCTTGGGTATGGGGCGCTGGCTTACAAGATTATGAAGTCTGAGGTCTCGCTCAGGGACGTTGAGGAGGACGTCATAAGGAAGATAGTAAGGCCTCGCCCTCACGTTGACGCGGCTGAGGCCATCTCAAGGTATGCCCATGCCTCATCTGACAACAGCGATGGGTGGCTCGTGACGCTTAACAACATAGCTAGCTCCAGCGGCGTGCTAATATCATTAGAGGAGGTGGTCATGGATCCCCAGCTCGAAGGGCTGCTTACGGCAGAGGAAAGCATCACGAGCTGGGAAGACTATAATCTAGCTGTGGCAGTGCCGGCCAGCTCCCTTGACGAGTTTCTGAAGCTCTGCGGTTCACAATGCTTTGCAGTTGGGAAAGTCAGGGAGGGGCGTGGAGTGGAGTTTAAGGGAAAGCCCCTGGAGCCGCGGGGTTGGTCATGGTGGTAG
- a CDS encoding thiolase domain-containing protein yields the protein MVSNLFVKDRVAIVGAGITTFMRRALETPRELAWEAARQALDQAGLTLRDIDCVVIGSAPDTFDGVHMKGEYLADGSGALNKPMTRVYVGGGTGVFVPVSAWWHAASGLCRTVLAVAEEKMSPAHPHPQYVFRYIWDPIIHRPLEPNLIWIFAMEMRRYMAKCGAKKEDIALVSVKNKRNALDNPAAQVAANITVDDVLKSELLVWPVNELDISPVTDGAAALVITNENTARQVTDSPVWIDGIGFTLDNQHWENRELAFPRYLNYAARMAYRMAGIERPWKEIDVAEPYDPFDYKELHHIEGLMLARPCEAWKLLKEGYFERDGELPTSPSGGLLGVGNPIAAAGLMKVAELFWQLRYEAGKRQVKKPVHKAVANAWGDLMQAGTVIVLSN from the coding sequence ATGGTGAGTAACCTGTTCGTTAAGGATAGGGTTGCGATAGTTGGCGCGGGCATAACCACTTTCATGAGGCGCGCGCTCGAGACGCCCAGGGAACTCGCCTGGGAGGCCGCAAGGCAGGCCCTTGATCAGGCTGGGCTGACGCTGAGGGACATAGACTGCGTGGTAATAGGCTCAGCGCCGGACACCTTCGACGGCGTCCACATGAAGGGTGAGTACCTTGCTGACGGCTCAGGCGCCCTGAACAAGCCCATGACAAGGGTTTACGTCGGTGGCGGCACCGGCGTCTTCGTGCCGGTATCGGCGTGGTGGCACGCGGCCAGCGGCCTCTGCAGGACGGTCCTGGCGGTGGCGGAGGAAAAGATGAGCCCTGCCCACCCTCACCCGCAGTACGTCTTCAGGTACATATGGGACCCAATAATTCACAGGCCCCTTGAGCCTAACCTGATATGGATATTTGCCATGGAGATGAGGAGGTACATGGCCAAGTGCGGCGCCAAGAAGGAGGACATAGCGCTGGTCAGCGTCAAGAACAAGCGCAACGCGCTCGACAACCCCGCGGCGCAGGTGGCGGCAAACATAACTGTCGACGACGTGCTTAAGAGCGAGCTCCTGGTGTGGCCGGTCAACGAGCTCGACATATCGCCTGTGACGGACGGCGCGGCAGCCCTGGTTATCACCAATGAGAACACCGCGAGGCAGGTCACCGACTCCCCAGTGTGGATAGACGGCATAGGCTTCACGCTCGACAACCAGCACTGGGAGAACAGGGAGCTGGCATTTCCAAGGTACCTCAACTACGCCGCAAGGATGGCTTACAGGATGGCGGGAATAGAGAGGCCCTGGAAGGAGATAGACGTGGCGGAGCCGTACGACCCATTTGACTACAAGGAGCTACACCACATAGAGGGCCTTATGCTGGCCAGGCCCTGCGAGGCATGGAAGCTGCTCAAGGAAGGGTACTTTGAGAGGGACGGGGAGCTGCCTACCAGCCCAAGCGGAGGCCTGCTGGGAGTCGGCAATCCAATAGCCGCCGCTGGGCTGATGAAGGTGGCCGAACTCTTCTGGCAGCTGAGGTACGAGGCCGGCAAGAGGCAAGTTAAGAAGCCTGTTCACAAGGCCGTCGCCAACGCGTGGGGCGACCTCATGCAGGCTGGAACCGTTATTGTTTTGAGTAATTGA
- a CDS encoding undecaprenyl diphosphate synthase family protein: MPSTIGIIPDGNRRFAKKHHISYFQAYRQGYERLREALRWVIEEGVRRAVVYVLSYENCTRRSPIEKAVLEDLLVNGLRDLRSDPIINGERISVRLVGDLSLVSEAARREGAALEEHTASYDGGSLHLGVCYSGEWERNVIATGTASPSLAAGVPPIDLVIRTGGMRRLSGFFPLQTSYAELYFTETLWPEFTREELKKALEWFELQKRNFGA; encoded by the coding sequence ATACCTAGCACCATCGGCATTATACCTGACGGCAACAGGAGGTTCGCTAAGAAGCACCACATCAGCTACTTTCAGGCCTACAGGCAGGGCTATGAGAGGCTGAGGGAGGCCCTGAGGTGGGTTATAGAGGAGGGCGTCAGGAGGGCCGTTGTGTACGTGCTGAGCTATGAGAACTGCACTAGGAGGTCGCCTATAGAGAAGGCCGTCCTTGAGGACCTGCTGGTCAACGGGCTGAGGGATCTGAGGTCTGACCCAATAATTAACGGGGAGAGGATAAGTGTGAGGCTTGTCGGCGACCTCTCCCTTGTGTCCGAGGCCGCTAGGAGGGAGGGGGCAGCGCTCGAGGAGCACACGGCCAGCTATGATGGTGGCTCCCTCCACCTGGGAGTCTGCTACAGCGGCGAGTGGGAGAGGAATGTCATTGCAACTGGAACGGCCTCGCCCTCGCTGGCCGCTGGGGTGCCGCCCATAGATCTGGTGATAAGGACCGGCGGCATGAGGAGGCTCAGCGGCTTCTTCCCGCTGCAGACCAGCTACGCAGAGCTGTACTTCACGGAGACCCTGTGGCCTGAGTTCACAAGGGAGGAGCTGAAGAAAGCCCTCGAGTGGTTTGAGCTGCAAAAAAGGAACTTTGGGGCTTAA
- a CDS encoding Zn-ribbon domain-containing OB-fold protein has product MSWDKHGRIHDLIFWPEREEVDKYVYTPGLHGLELAKALVEGRILGMKCSDGSVYVPPKTFCPDFGEGSLVEIKGPWRLQYYTVVYEDLYGNRLEKPIVVGVIKPDDAVNGMVHIVNVDPGKVYVGMELKPVFKPKDQRKGTIADIQYFEPA; this is encoded by the coding sequence ATGAGCTGGGACAAGCACGGTAGGATTCACGACCTGATATTCTGGCCTGAGCGCGAGGAAGTAGACAAATACGTCTATACTCCAGGCCTTCATGGACTCGAGCTGGCCAAGGCCCTGGTTGAGGGCAGGATACTTGGGATGAAGTGCAGCGACGGCTCGGTATACGTACCGCCTAAGACCTTCTGCCCAGACTTCGGCGAGGGCTCGCTGGTTGAGATCAAGGGACCATGGAGGCTTCAATACTACACCGTAGTTTATGAGGACCTCTACGGCAACAGGCTCGAGAAGCCCATAGTTGTCGGCGTCATAAAGCCCGACGACGCGGTAAACGGTATGGTACACATAGTAAATGTGGACCCAGGCAAGGTTTACGTTGGAATGGAACTAAAGCCCGTCTTTAAGCCCAAGGACCAGAGGAAGGGCACGATAGCAGACATACAGTACTTTGAGCCCGCTTAA
- a CDS encoding thiolase domain-containing protein has protein sequence MGNGRVAVIGVGFYGFRPSTPEVSFQGMMFESSHRAYAEADVDPRKDIDVFVDCQEDMWEGIAITDEFAPEPIGGALRPTFTVSGDGLLGVAHAYMLIRSGLANVVAVESHGKPSEIKTLQDIYYFAMDPLHIRPLSTGNPFFIAGLDAQAYMSRTGARREHLAMVAVKNRNNGLRNDRAPYSSRISLDEVLSSPYAVYPMTRYEMAGFSDASVTVVLASEDVAKKFTDKVVWLDGVGYSTEVGSGSIEWHQWGRMPSMRNAALMAYKLAGLSDPQKDVSFAEVEDRFSFMELLSAEELMLSPEGEAHKMLEAGEFDFDGRLPLNPSGGSLAMGVSLEATGLARFLEAVLQLRGEAGAHQLKEARRAVVASWRGVPTYTSAVAVLSSDVEG, from the coding sequence ATGGGGAATGGAAGAGTAGCCGTAATAGGCGTCGGCTTTTATGGCTTCAGACCATCAACGCCCGAGGTAAGCTTCCAAGGGATGATGTTTGAGTCATCCCACAGGGCCTATGCAGAGGCTGACGTGGATCCAAGGAAGGACATAGACGTCTTTGTAGATTGTCAGGAAGACATGTGGGAGGGCATAGCTATAACTGACGAGTTCGCCCCAGAGCCCATAGGTGGAGCTTTAAGGCCTACCTTCACGGTGTCAGGTGACGGCCTGCTGGGGGTAGCCCACGCCTACATGTTAATAAGGTCGGGCCTTGCCAACGTGGTGGCCGTGGAGTCCCACGGAAAGCCCAGCGAGATAAAGACCTTACAGGACATCTATTACTTTGCGATGGACCCGCTTCACATAAGGCCTCTGAGCACGGGTAACCCGTTCTTCATAGCGGGCCTTGACGCCCAGGCTTACATGAGCAGGACCGGAGCTAGAAGGGAGCACCTAGCTATGGTGGCAGTTAAGAACAGAAACAACGGCCTCCGTAACGACAGGGCCCCCTACTCATCAAGGATATCACTTGACGAGGTCCTTTCATCGCCTTATGCAGTATACCCGATGACTAGGTATGAGATGGCTGGGTTCTCGGACGCCTCCGTAACTGTGGTGTTGGCGAGCGAGGACGTAGCGAAAAAGTTCACTGATAAGGTGGTGTGGCTCGACGGCGTTGGATACTCAACTGAGGTAGGGAGCGGCTCCATCGAGTGGCACCAGTGGGGAAGGATGCCATCTATGAGAAACGCCGCCTTGATGGCTTACAAGCTCGCCGGGCTCTCCGACCCGCAGAAGGACGTCAGCTTCGCAGAGGTAGAGGACAGGTTTAGCTTTATGGAGCTGCTCTCGGCCGAGGAGCTTATGCTGTCGCCTGAGGGTGAGGCCCACAAGATGCTGGAGGCCGGGGAGTTCGACTTTGATGGAAGGCTCCCGCTGAACCCAAGCGGCGGCAGCCTGGCCATGGGCGTCTCGTTGGAGGCCACAGGCCTAGCCAGGTTCCTTGAGGCCGTGCTTCAGCTGAGAGGCGAAGCCGGAGCTCACCAGCTCAAGGAGGCCAGGAGGGCGGTGGTGGCCTCGTGGAGGGGGGTTCCCACGTACACGAGCGCCGTAGCTGTTTTGTCCTCAGACGTTGAGGGGTGA
- a CDS encoding hemerythrin domain-containing protein: MGFRVEAVTLGLQEEHVLIERFTTVLEWTRTRVESGIGLDEDFISSQLSFLRDFVISCHFAKEELYVFPKLRALGDDIKSLELELEEDHNAIRALTDKLKAAWETGDVSLIDAVLGDLVKRLLSHQEKENSVAFAYVEMYTSDNEKSQLLNELRLFDAKPECNKASVERQLNYMFSVMEG, from the coding sequence ATGGGATTTCGAGTGGAGGCCGTCACTTTAGGCCTTCAGGAAGAACACGTACTAATAGAGCGGTTCACGACGGTCCTCGAGTGGACTAGGACAAGAGTGGAGTCGGGCATAGGCTTAGACGAGGACTTCATCTCATCGCAGCTTAGCTTTCTCAGGGACTTCGTAATTTCGTGCCACTTCGCAAAGGAAGAGCTTTACGTGTTTCCTAAGCTGAGGGCCCTAGGCGACGATATTAAGTCGCTGGAGCTTGAGCTAGAGGAGGATCATAACGCTATCAGGGCGCTCACAGATAAACTTAAGGCCGCCTGGGAGACCGGCGACGTTAGCCTCATTGATGCCGTGCTCGGAGACCTGGTAAAGAGGCTCCTCAGCCACCAGGAGAAGGAGAACAGCGTTGCATTCGCCTACGTTGAAATGTACACCAGCGACAACGAGAAGAGCCAGCTGCTGAATGAGCTAAGGCTGTTTGACGCAAAGCCTGAGTGTAACAAGGCTTCCGTGGAGAGGCAGCTTAATTACATGTTTTCTGTCATGGAGGGCTAG
- the surE gene encoding 5'/3'-nucleotidase SurE — MQSLLVTNDDGIDSAGLRYLVEELASRGLEVYVVAPASQVSGASKSNSFTVKVEKRKLEGAREAWAIDGRPADAVAIGIKALLPSRPVMVVSGINIGPNMGLVDFFTSGTIGATIEASLLGVKAVASSYAVLRGLRDEKDLRGLRTASMITADIVARLVDVIYELTDVDIINLNFPRGEPKGITIAPIANIANIEIYNGEDGNTYHVLGWRTDDLSVAYSGGEEGSDVDVVKRGYASLTPICIRCLSVATYPVSSLSKLKEALAGLL; from the coding sequence ATGCAGAGCCTGCTAGTGACCAATGACGATGGCATAGACAGTGCGGGGCTGAGATACCTGGTGGAGGAGCTAGCCTCAAGAGGACTAGAGGTCTATGTTGTAGCGCCGGCCTCACAGGTGAGCGGCGCCAGTAAATCTAACTCCTTCACTGTGAAAGTCGAGAAACGCAAACTTGAAGGAGCTAGGGAGGCGTGGGCCATAGATGGAAGGCCCGCGGACGCCGTGGCCATAGGAATAAAGGCTCTGTTGCCCTCAAGGCCAGTAATGGTTGTCTCAGGGATAAACATTGGCCCTAACATGGGCCTTGTGGACTTCTTCACGAGCGGCACAATAGGGGCGACCATCGAGGCTTCCCTGCTAGGCGTCAAGGCCGTGGCCTCTAGCTATGCAGTGCTACGCGGCCTCAGGGATGAGAAGGATCTAAGAGGGCTCAGGACGGCATCTATGATTACAGCTGATATAGTTGCAAGGCTCGTAGACGTAATTTATGAGCTCACGGATGTAGACATCATAAACCTTAACTTCCCCAGGGGAGAGCCCAAAGGGATAACCATAGCGCCCATAGCCAACATAGCTAACATAGAGATCTACAACGGTGAGGACGGGAACACCTACCACGTGCTCGGCTGGAGAACTGATGACCTAAGCGTAGCTTACTCTGGAGGGGAAGAAGGAAGCGACGTGGACGTTGTCAAGAGAGGCTACGCCTCACTGACACCTATATGTATAAGGTGCCTAAGCGTCGCCACCTACCCTGTGAGCTCCTTAAGTAAGCTCAAGGAGGCCCTCGCGGGCCTCCTGTAG